The Rhodococcus triatomae genome includes a window with the following:
- a CDS encoding (Fe-S)-binding protein, translated as MNALTITLGTIGVLLSIPAWGSFFRGVWRIVSAIRIGQPAPDRWRPFFPRVKQVAVEVLAHTRMNKFRTVGWAHWLVMIGFLLGSIVAMEAYIQTFNPEGHWPLIGGTGVYHFVDELLGIGTVIGIIALVIIRQRNHPRDPARLSRFGGSNFRAAYFVEIVVLIEGLGMILVKSSKIATYGHANPWTDFFTMRVAELLPASPEMVSTFAFVKLMSAMVWLYVVGRNINWGVAWHRFSAFFNIYFKREDDGDVALGAAKPMMSGGKPINMEDADPDNDTFGAGAIEDFSWKGWLDFTTCTECGRCQSQCPAWNTGKPLSPKLLIMSLRDHGYAKAPYLLAGGRKDMGGDEVGLVDAEGNPLEDKLAKIPEAARDEATRKLVGETKELVEGGELAPVIDAETLWSCTSCGACVEQCPVDIEHVDHIIDMRRYQVLIESEFPSELAGLFKNLENKGNPWGQNSKDRLNWINEMDFDIPVFGQDAETFEDYEYLFWVGCAGAYEDRAKRTTKAVAELLATAGVKFMVLGADETCTGDSARRAGNEFLFQQLAMQNIEMLDSVFEGIEDVRKRKIVVTCAHCFNALGNEYPEVGGRYEVVHHTQLLNRLVRQKKLIPVASVGEDVTYHDPCFLGRHNKVYDAPRELMAASGSTLKEMPRHAERSMCCGAGGARMWMEENIGKRINVDRVDEALETSTTKIATGCPFCRVMLTDGVTARQEEGKGEGVEVVDVAQLMLSSIKRLDAAELTENIKVIPRPKAPVAAEEVAEEQEQARVEEVEEAAETPAAKEAPAGKGLAMKGLAKAPGAKAPGAKAPGAKAPGKGLGMAGKAKAPGGAKPTASDDAQPAAPAAEAPKGPGLQMKGAAKAPGKGLQMKGAAKAPGAKAPAAADAPAEETTAAAPAPKKGPGLQMKGAAKAPGAKAAAPKAPEAEAPAADTPASEAPAEAPKAPPAPKAGGLGFKSGAKAPGARKAAPATPAAPAEPAADEAPEPATPAAEAPAEAEAPATEASAAEPSTAPEPPKAKPGGLGFKSGAKAPGRKK; from the coding sequence ATGAATGCCCTGACGATCACGTTGGGCACCATCGGCGTCCTGCTGAGTATTCCCGCCTGGGGGTCGTTCTTCCGCGGTGTGTGGAGGATCGTCAGCGCGATCCGGATCGGTCAGCCCGCTCCGGATCGTTGGCGTCCGTTCTTCCCGCGCGTCAAGCAGGTGGCTGTGGAGGTTCTCGCGCACACGCGCATGAACAAGTTCCGCACCGTCGGCTGGGCCCACTGGTTGGTGATGATCGGCTTCCTGCTGGGGTCCATCGTCGCGATGGAGGCCTACATCCAGACCTTCAACCCCGAAGGTCACTGGCCCCTCATCGGCGGAACCGGCGTCTACCACTTCGTCGACGAGTTGCTCGGTATCGGCACCGTCATCGGCATCATCGCGCTGGTCATCATCCGTCAGCGGAACCATCCGCGTGACCCGGCCCGGCTGTCCCGCTTCGGTGGCTCGAACTTCCGCGCCGCCTACTTCGTCGAGATCGTCGTCCTCATCGAGGGCCTCGGCATGATCCTGGTGAAGTCGAGCAAGATCGCCACCTACGGCCACGCCAACCCGTGGACCGACTTCTTCACCATGCGCGTCGCCGAACTGCTTCCGGCGAGCCCCGAGATGGTGTCGACGTTCGCATTCGTCAAGCTGATGTCCGCGATGGTGTGGCTGTACGTCGTCGGCCGCAACATCAACTGGGGCGTCGCCTGGCACCGGTTCTCGGCCTTCTTCAACATCTACTTCAAGCGCGAGGACGACGGCGACGTCGCACTCGGCGCGGCCAAGCCCATGATGTCCGGCGGCAAGCCGATCAACATGGAGGACGCGGACCCGGACAACGACACGTTCGGTGCCGGTGCCATCGAGGACTTCTCCTGGAAGGGCTGGCTGGACTTCACGACCTGTACCGAGTGCGGCCGTTGCCAGTCCCAGTGCCCCGCCTGGAACACCGGTAAGCCTCTGTCGCCGAAGCTGCTCATCATGTCGCTGCGCGACCACGGCTACGCCAAGGCCCCCTACCTGCTCGCCGGCGGCCGCAAGGACATGGGCGGCGACGAGGTCGGCCTGGTCGACGCCGAGGGCAACCCGCTCGAGGACAAGCTGGCCAAGATCCCCGAGGCTGCCCGCGACGAGGCCACCCGCAAACTGGTCGGCGAGACCAAGGAACTGGTCGAGGGCGGCGAGCTCGCTCCCGTCATCGACGCCGAGACCCTCTGGTCCTGCACCAGCTGTGGCGCATGCGTCGAGCAGTGCCCGGTGGACATCGAGCACGTCGACCACATCATCGACATGCGCCGCTACCAGGTCCTCATCGAGTCGGAGTTCCCGTCCGAGCTGGCCGGCCTGTTCAAGAATCTCGAGAACAAGGGCAACCCCTGGGGACAGAACTCCAAGGACCGGCTCAACTGGATCAACGAGATGGACTTCGACATCCCGGTCTTCGGCCAGGACGCGGAGACCTTCGAGGATTACGAATACCTGTTCTGGGTCGGCTGTGCCGGTGCCTACGAGGACCGCGCCAAGCGCACCACCAAGGCGGTCGCCGAGCTGCTCGCCACCGCGGGCGTCAAGTTCATGGTCCTGGGTGCCGACGAGACCTGCACCGGCGACTCCGCTCGCCGCGCCGGTAACGAGTTCCTGTTCCAGCAGCTCGCGATGCAGAACATCGAAATGCTCGACTCCGTCTTCGAGGGCATCGAGGACGTGCGCAAGCGCAAGATCGTCGTCACCTGTGCGCACTGCTTCAACGCCCTGGGCAACGAGTACCCGGAGGTGGGCGGCAGGTACGAGGTCGTACACCACACACAGCTGCTCAACCGTCTGGTGCGCCAGAAGAAGCTGATCCCCGTGGCCTCGGTCGGCGAGGACGTCACCTACCACGACCCCTGCTTCCTGGGCCGTCACAACAAGGTGTACGACGCACCGCGTGAACTCATGGCGGCGTCGGGATCGACGCTCAAGGAGATGCCGCGGCACGCCGAGCGCTCCATGTGCTGTGGTGCCGGTGGTGCCCGCATGTGGATGGAAGAGAACATCGGCAAGCGGATCAACGTCGATCGCGTCGACGAGGCCCTCGAGACCTCGACGACGAAGATCGCCACCGGCTGCCCGTTCTGCCGTGTGATGCTCACGGACGGTGTCACCGCCCGTCAGGAGGAGGGCAAGGGCGAGGGCGTCGAGGTCGTCGACGTGGCCCAGCTGATGCTCTCGTCGATCAAGCGTCTCGACGCGGCGGAGCTCACCGAGAACATCAAGGTGATCCCGCGGCCGAAGGCTCCCGTCGCGGCCGAAGAGGTTGCCGAGGAGCAGGAGCAGGCACGCGTCGAGGAAGTCGAGGAGGCTGCCGAGACCCCGGCCGCCAAGGAGGCTCCCGCAGGCAAGGGCCTGGCGATGAAGGGCCTGGCGAAGGCACCGGGCGCGAAAGCTCCCGGGGCTAAGGCACCCGGTGCGAAGGCACCCGGCAAGGGTCTCGGAATGGCCGGCAAGGCGAAGGCTCCCGGTGGGGCCAAGCCGACGGCTTCGGACGATGCTCAGCCGGCTGCTCCCGCAGCGGAGGCCCCCAAGGGCCCGGGTCTACAGATGAAGGGCGCGGCCAAGGCACCCGGCAAGGGTCTGCAGATGAAGGGCGCCGCCAAGGCACCCGGCGCCAAGGCGCCGGCAGCTGCGGATGCCCCCGCCGAGGAGACGACCGCAGCGGCTCCGGCTCCCAAGAAGGGCCCGGGTCTACAGATGAAGGGTGCCGCCAAGGCACCCGGCGCCAAGGCAGCGGCACCGAAGGCGCCCGAGGCCGAGGCACCTGCCGCCGATACACCGGCGAGCGAAGCACCGGCCGAGGCGCCGAAGGCACCTCCGGCGCCCAAGGCAGGCGGGCTGGGCTTCAAGTCCGGCGCCAAGGCCCCGGGAGCACGCAAGGCTGCCCCGGCCACGCCTGCTGCCCCGGCCGAGCCTGCCGCGGACGAGGCTCCCGAGCCCGCGACCCCGGCAGCCGAAGCACCGGCCGAGGCGGAAGCACCCGCCACCGAGGCCTCGGCCGCAGAACCTTCGACGGCCCCCGAGCCGCCGAAGGCGAAGCCCGGCGGACTCGGCTTCAAGTCCGGCGCCAAGGCGCCCGGCCGCAAGAAGTAG
- a CDS encoding S1 family peptidase, which translates to MRSSLARRAAVFGSAAVLLLLPMGAVAQAEPVEPQVSDQAAKLPAELIDALARDLQLSPDQYLEQSELAQKLAEFAEIARELYPEAFAGTWLDQGTPIVALAPGDDRDAAESAATDAGFTVRDVAQSEQGLQTQIAKLGSWLDTQPPAVADLVRGITLDVVNNGLVLRADTTGGLQLPDFLKDARIVPAPAPIEPAPHDLTPIADPLPGDALLGGDPYGALGGDVGLRCSLGFNATDRSGHPVNITAGHCDPNREAAGTSASSEAFALAPNGTGPRLGTFSKSVLDRYDYALIRADDGARHRFENNGVRVPGAAPLAITGTADPVVGAPVCKSGLTTGFTCGVVKTVNQDVEVGSRVIQGGFSTSICALQGDSGGTIVTGTSALGISSASNVGQYPLCQIADVVTFVLGESPELFATPINTILADNPGLQIRTS; encoded by the coding sequence ATGCGAAGCTCTCTCGCACGTCGTGCCGCCGTGTTCGGCTCGGCCGCGGTGCTGCTGCTCCTCCCGATGGGCGCAGTGGCACAGGCCGAACCGGTCGAGCCGCAGGTGTCGGACCAGGCCGCGAAGCTGCCGGCCGAACTGATCGACGCCCTGGCTCGCGATCTCCAGCTGTCCCCGGACCAGTACCTCGAGCAGTCCGAGCTGGCTCAGAAGCTCGCCGAGTTCGCCGAGATCGCCCGCGAGCTCTACCCGGAGGCGTTCGCCGGGACCTGGCTGGACCAGGGCACTCCGATCGTCGCCCTCGCACCCGGCGACGACCGTGACGCCGCCGAGTCCGCCGCGACCGACGCCGGATTCACCGTGCGCGACGTCGCGCAGAGCGAGCAGGGCCTGCAGACGCAGATCGCGAAGCTCGGTAGCTGGCTGGACACGCAACCGCCCGCCGTCGCCGACCTGGTACGGGGCATCACGCTCGACGTCGTGAACAACGGCCTGGTGCTGCGGGCCGACACCACCGGCGGACTGCAGCTCCCGGACTTCCTGAAGGATGCCCGGATCGTTCCGGCACCGGCCCCGATCGAACCGGCTCCGCACGACCTGACACCGATCGCCGATCCGCTCCCCGGCGATGCGCTGCTCGGCGGAGATCCCTACGGCGCACTCGGCGGCGACGTGGGCCTGCGCTGCTCCCTCGGATTCAACGCGACCGACCGTTCGGGTCACCCGGTCAACATCACCGCCGGACACTGCGACCCGAACCGCGAGGCCGCGGGCACGTCGGCGTCCTCGGAGGCGTTCGCCCTCGCTCCGAACGGCACCGGCCCGCGTCTGGGCACCTTCAGCAAGTCGGTGCTCGATCGCTACGACTACGCGCTGATCCGCGCCGACGACGGCGCGCGGCACCGGTTCGAGAACAACGGAGTCCGGGTTCCCGGTGCGGCACCCCTCGCGATCACCGGAACCGCTGATCCCGTCGTCGGGGCCCCGGTCTGCAAGTCCGGCCTCACCACCGGATTCACCTGCGGCGTGGTCAAGACCGTCAACCAGGACGTCGAGGTCGGCTCCCGGGTCATCCAGGGCGGCTTCTCCACGAGCATCTGCGCACTGCAGGGCGACAGCGGCGGCACCATCGTCACCGGCACCTCCGCGCTGGGCATCTCGAGCGCCTCCAATGTCGGCCAGTACCCGCTGTGCCAGATCGCCGACGTGGTCACGTTCGTGCTGGGTGAGAGCCCGGAACTGTTCGCGACGCCGATCAACACGATCCTCGCGGACAACCCCGGATTGCAGATTCGCACTTCCTGA
- a CDS encoding S1 family peptidase produces MRNVLALRAAVVGASAMLLLAPLATAAQAAPTTSGSTQLDAAELPAELVEAITRDLRISPQEYLDRAARAQELGTYAQNFRSERPEDYAGAWIGTDGQPVVAVTSSEAAEKAAQDGYTTKFAPVSAASLEQTLSELNSWISGLPKDISSQINSASIDVLDNRVVLDVVNSPIGHALNLPTLLANVKVMLSPGQGGPVEPGPLAGDTYITTEHALQDTPTDEITLCSLGFNAVDGDGTPVNISAGHCNPALGANSPVYLPDHADIDASPRIGQFRSSSVGSATDGLDYSVIALNDAGVRAGLDRPAVRGANGTTLTITGTARPVVGAPICKSGQTSSFTCGVVAADHVESQLFVADGTSRLVRGFAGTACTLAGDSGGAIVTGTLALGITSGSNSSGAPNCLEANLVLAPQGGTANLGIPINDIVDAVGTGLTVRTARD; encoded by the coding sequence ATGCGTAACGTGCTGGCGCTCCGCGCCGCAGTCGTGGGCGCCTCCGCGATGCTGCTGCTCGCGCCGTTGGCCACCGCTGCTCAGGCCGCTCCGACCACCTCGGGAAGCACTCAACTCGACGCTGCGGAACTGCCCGCGGAACTCGTCGAGGCGATCACCCGGGATCTGCGGATCAGCCCGCAGGAGTATCTCGATCGCGCCGCGCGGGCACAGGAGCTGGGCACATACGCGCAGAACTTCCGCAGCGAGCGTCCCGAGGACTACGCCGGCGCCTGGATCGGGACGGACGGCCAGCCGGTCGTCGCCGTGACCTCCTCGGAGGCCGCGGAGAAGGCCGCACAGGACGGTTACACCACCAAGTTCGCCCCGGTGTCCGCCGCGAGCCTGGAACAGACGCTCTCCGAACTGAACTCGTGGATCTCGGGTCTGCCGAAGGACATCTCGTCGCAGATCAACTCGGCGTCGATCGACGTCCTCGACAACCGGGTCGTCCTCGACGTGGTCAACAGCCCGATCGGCCATGCACTGAACCTGCCGACGCTGCTCGCCAACGTCAAGGTCATGCTGAGCCCCGGGCAGGGCGGCCCCGTCGAGCCCGGCCCCCTCGCCGGTGACACCTACATCACCACCGAGCACGCCCTGCAGGACACGCCGACGGACGAGATCACCCTGTGCTCGCTCGGATTCAACGCGGTGGACGGCGACGGCACCCCGGTCAACATCAGCGCGGGCCACTGCAATCCGGCGCTCGGCGCGAACTCGCCGGTGTACCTGCCCGACCACGCGGACATCGACGCCAGTCCGCGAATCGGACAGTTCCGGTCCTCCTCGGTCGGCAGCGCCACCGACGGTCTCGACTACTCGGTCATCGCGCTCAACGACGCCGGTGTCCGGGCGGGCCTCGACCGTCCCGCCGTCCGCGGTGCGAACGGCACGACGCTGACGATCACCGGCACGGCTCGCCCGGTCGTCGGTGCACCGATCTGCAAGTCCGGCCAGACGTCGTCGTTCACCTGTGGCGTGGTCGCCGCCGATCACGTCGAGTCACAGCTGTTCGTCGCGGACGGCACGAGCCGGCTGGTGCGCGGATTCGCCGGTACCGCCTGCACCCTCGCGGGCGACAGCGGTGGCGCCATCGTGACCGGCACGCTGGCACTGGGTATCACCAGCGGCTCGAACTCGAGCGGCGCACCGAACTGCCTGGAAGCGAACCTGGTCCTCGCGCCGCAGGGTGGCACCGCCAACCTGGGTATCCCGATCAACGACATCGTCGACGCCGTCGGTACCGGTCTCACCGTGCGGACCGCCCGGGACTGA
- a CDS encoding lipase family protein, translating to MGTTRRKRMWAAAAAAALGIQIMLGGTAAAEPDPVPIAPAQVVPTPPEFDGAFYDPRSDVVAAAQPGQILAARQVNLAHFSLVPLNADAWQVSFRSTNTRGEPIAAVTTLMKPRGGTADAGRHLLSVQVAEDSLARYCAPSYALQQFSAPSPLTGQVVVPLEFLLHAAAALHQGWAVAIPDYQGPNSAYAAGPLHARIVLDGIRAAENFEPLQLSGADTRVGLMGYSGGAIATGHAAELHDSYAPELNIVGAAEGGIPADLGALVNLANNNLGAGMILGGVIGVSRESTELAEFLDRTLTPEARLLVAAKDPLCVSYQSALLPFSNMKGMIATAGDPLDDPVVREVLDDMAMGKHTPRTPMFMYQSNPDWLIPVGPVNDLVDTYCQDPNARVQYTRDHASEHLSLEPIAAPAAMMWMRDRMNGIPVEPGCSVTDVPSMALDDATIPVWTEIVGETLAALFGKATGA from the coding sequence ATGGGGACGACCAGGAGGAAGCGGATGTGGGCGGCCGCTGCGGCGGCGGCACTCGGAATCCAGATCATGCTCGGCGGCACGGCAGCGGCCGAGCCGGATCCGGTACCGATCGCACCGGCACAGGTCGTGCCCACCCCACCCGAATTCGACGGCGCGTTCTACGACCCGCGCTCCGACGTGGTCGCCGCCGCACAGCCCGGTCAGATCCTCGCCGCCCGGCAGGTGAACCTCGCACACTTCTCCCTCGTCCCACTCAACGCCGATGCCTGGCAGGTGTCGTTCCGGTCGACGAACACCCGGGGCGAGCCGATCGCGGCAGTCACCACGCTGATGAAACCGCGGGGCGGCACCGCCGACGCCGGACGCCATCTGCTGTCCGTCCAGGTCGCCGAGGATTCCCTGGCCCGTTACTGCGCCCCGTCGTATGCGTTGCAGCAGTTCTCGGCGCCGAGCCCACTGACCGGGCAGGTCGTCGTGCCGCTCGAGTTCCTGTTGCACGCAGCGGCAGCACTGCATCAGGGGTGGGCCGTCGCGATACCCGATTATCAGGGCCCGAACTCGGCGTATGCCGCGGGGCCGCTGCACGCTCGTATCGTTCTCGACGGCATCCGGGCCGCCGAGAACTTCGAGCCGTTGCAGTTGTCGGGCGCCGACACCCGGGTCGGGCTGATGGGCTATTCGGGCGGAGCCATCGCGACCGGTCACGCCGCCGAACTGCACGACTCGTATGCCCCCGAACTGAATATCGTCGGCGCGGCCGAGGGCGGTATTCCCGCGGATCTCGGGGCACTCGTGAACCTCGCGAACAACAACCTGGGTGCCGGAATGATCCTCGGCGGTGTCATCGGAGTCTCCCGCGAGAGCACCGAACTGGCCGAGTTCCTCGACCGCACCCTCACCCCCGAGGCCCGGCTCCTGGTGGCCGCCAAGGATCCGCTGTGCGTGTCGTACCAGTCCGCACTCCTGCCGTTCTCGAACATGAAGGGGATGATCGCGACGGCGGGAGATCCGCTGGACGACCCCGTCGTCCGCGAAGTTCTCGACGACATGGCGATGGGCAAGCACACTCCCCGCACGCCGATGTTCATGTATCAGTCGAACCCGGACTGGCTGATTCCGGTGGGGCCGGTGAACGACCTGGTCGACACGTACTGCCAGGACCCGAATGCCCGGGTGCAATATACCCGCGACCACGCCAGCGAGCACCTGTCGCTCGAGCCGATCGCGGCCCCGGCCGCCATGATGTGGATGCGCGATCGGATGAACGGGATTCCCGTCGAACCCGGATGCTCCGTCACCGACGTACCGTCCATGGCCCTCGACGACGCGACGATCCCGGTCTGGACCGAGATCGTCGGCGAGACGCTGGCCGCACTGTTCGGTAAGGCCACCGGAGCCTGA
- a CDS encoding TetR/AcrR family transcriptional regulator gives MQPESSRSYRGRSAAERRADRRARFLEAGLIVFADKGYAQSTVTDVCAEAGLSRRQFYEEFSDRESLLVTIYDRIQADARAAIESALATGRTGSLDEIAATTMTAYVTAVGADPRRAKIAFVEIVGINEKIERHRLRQRLVWGELLEAVARSLEGARTPPGGYLLAGSAFIGAVNGLVHQWSLTEPRQPVADLVDILSTILVALLT, from the coding sequence GTGCAGCCGGAGTCGAGTCGTTCCTACCGTGGCCGCTCGGCCGCCGAGCGTCGCGCGGATCGCCGCGCCCGCTTCCTCGAGGCCGGGCTGATCGTGTTCGCCGACAAGGGATACGCACAGAGCACGGTGACCGACGTCTGTGCTGAGGCAGGATTGTCGCGTCGCCAGTTCTACGAGGAGTTCTCGGACCGGGAGAGCCTGCTCGTCACCATCTACGACCGGATCCAGGCAGACGCCCGCGCGGCGATCGAATCCGCTCTCGCCACCGGCCGCACCGGCTCGCTCGACGAGATCGCGGCCACCACGATGACCGCGTACGTGACCGCAGTCGGCGCCGACCCTCGCCGCGCGAAGATCGCCTTCGTCGAGATCGTCGGGATCAACGAGAAGATCGAACGGCACCGGCTCCGGCAGCGGCTCGTCTGGGGCGAGCTTCTCGAGGCCGTGGCGCGTTCGTTGGAGGGCGCCCGCACTCCGCCCGGTGGATACCTGCTGGCCGGATCCGCATTCATCGGGGCGGTCAACGGGCTCGTGCACCAGTGGAGCCTCACCGAGCCCCGGCAACCGGTGGCGGACCTGGTGGACATCCTGTCGACGATCCTGGTCGCCCTCCTCACCTGA
- a CDS encoding multicopper oxidase family protein, which translates to MDETGGSRRRRSPWRQVVAGVSVAALFVVTVSVAAFVYFWVTAPVNTAGQVEFTRALQIPELAESTVEADGTRRFALEMQTGTADLGRGPATQTWGVNGDYLGPTLRADRGEPVRVDVTNELGEVSTLHWHGMHVPAAMDGGPHQMVEPGETWSPHWTVDQPAATLWYHPHLHGSTAEHVYRGIAGMFYIDDPNGPVLPDRYGIDDIPVIVQDKKFDGDQLSLADQMLSSIGILGDEILVNGTPGPYLDVSTERVRLRVLNASNARAYDFGFDTGLTFTLIASDGGLLPEPVELDSLQLSPGERAEIVVEVPPGTSTVLRSTPPDLGADFWNSRFGGGVDTMDVLELRSAAALENNPEIPRRLTELDDLGEPTVTRSFKLSSNAINGRAMDMTRIDAAVEVDTTELWEVRNTDGQPHNFHVHDVQFRVLDTDDPALSGAKDTVYVRPGETVRLLMRFEDYTDPAVPYMFHCHVLRHEDQGMMGQFVVVGPGERPAVIDHDAHAGHR; encoded by the coding sequence ATGGACGAAACGGGTGGATCCAGGCGGCGGAGGTCGCCGTGGCGTCAGGTGGTCGCGGGCGTCTCGGTGGCTGCGCTGTTCGTCGTGACGGTCTCGGTCGCGGCGTTCGTCTACTTCTGGGTGACGGCGCCGGTGAACACTGCCGGTCAGGTGGAGTTCACTCGGGCACTGCAGATTCCGGAGCTGGCCGAGTCCACCGTCGAGGCCGACGGCACCCGGCGGTTCGCGCTCGAAATGCAGACCGGGACGGCGGATCTCGGGCGGGGTCCGGCCACGCAGACCTGGGGTGTGAACGGCGACTACCTGGGGCCGACGCTGCGGGCCGACCGCGGCGAGCCGGTGCGTGTCGACGTCACGAACGAGCTCGGAGAGGTCAGCACATTGCACTGGCACGGCATGCACGTGCCCGCGGCGATGGACGGTGGGCCGCACCAGATGGTGGAGCCGGGTGAGACGTGGTCACCGCACTGGACGGTCGATCAGCCGGCGGCCACGCTCTGGTATCACCCGCACCTGCACGGGTCGACCGCGGAGCACGTGTATCGGGGCATCGCCGGCATGTTCTACATCGATGATCCGAACGGTCCGGTGCTGCCGGACCGGTACGGGATCGACGACATTCCGGTCATCGTGCAGGACAAGAAGTTCGACGGAGACCAGCTCTCACTCGCCGACCAGATGCTCAGTAGCATCGGGATTCTCGGTGACGAGATCCTGGTCAACGGGACGCCCGGTCCCTATCTCGACGTGAGCACCGAGCGGGTACGACTGCGCGTGCTCAACGCCTCCAATGCGCGCGCGTACGATTTCGGATTCGACACCGGCCTCACGTTCACGCTGATCGCGAGCGACGGCGGGCTGCTGCCCGAGCCTGTCGAGCTGGACTCGTTGCAGCTGTCACCCGGCGAGCGCGCGGAGATCGTCGTGGAGGTGCCGCCGGGGACCTCCACCGTATTGCGCAGTACGCCACCGGATCTGGGAGCGGACTTCTGGAACTCCCGGTTCGGCGGCGGCGTCGACACGATGGACGTCCTCGAACTGCGCTCTGCCGCCGCACTCGAGAACAACCCCGAGATCCCGCGCCGGCTCACCGAACTCGACGATCTCGGGGAGCCGACGGTGACCCGGAGCTTCAAACTCTCCAGCAACGCGATCAACGGCCGGGCGATGGACATGACCAGGATCGATGCGGCCGTGGAGGTCGACACCACCGAACTGTGGGAGGTGCGCAACACCGACGGTCAGCCGCACAACTTCCACGTGCACGACGTGCAGTTCCGGGTGCTGGACACCGACGATCCGGCCCTGTCCGGGGCCAAGGACACCGTGTACGTCCGGCCGGGCGAGACCGTCCGTCTGCTCATGCGTTTCGAGGACTACACCGATCCCGCGGTGCCCTACATGTTCCACTGCCACGTTCTGCGGCACGAGGACCAGGGGATGATGGGGCAGTTCGTCGTGGTCGGCCCCGGTGAGCGCCCGGCCGTGATCGACCACGATGCCCATGCGGGGCACCGATGA
- a CDS encoding DinB family protein — protein MTNTSAGERADISSLLDDQRSNFLITVRGLDDAAARTRSTVSDLTLGGLVKHLTETERSWITTILEPEKVVPFDMDTAMAQYYMTDEETLDGLLEEYAQVARRTADTIATIEDLDALIALPPAPWDPEPQPWSVRRILLHVLRETAHHSGHADIIRESLDGGNTTQALGEAAGLEF, from the coding sequence ATGACGAACACCTCCGCCGGCGAGCGCGCCGACATCTCGTCCCTGCTCGACGACCAGCGTTCGAACTTCCTCATCACCGTGCGGGGGCTCGACGACGCCGCCGCACGGACCCGGTCCACTGTCAGCGACCTCACGCTCGGCGGCCTCGTCAAGCACCTCACGGAGACCGAACGCAGTTGGATCACGACAATTCTCGAACCGGAGAAGGTCGTCCCGTTCGACATGGACACTGCGATGGCGCAGTACTACATGACGGACGAGGAGACTCTCGACGGGCTGCTCGAGGAGTACGCGCAGGTGGCCCGCCGCACCGCGGACACGATCGCGACGATCGAGGATCTCGACGCTCTGATCGCGCTCCCGCCCGCGCCCTGGGATCCCGAGCCACAGCCGTGGTCGGTCCGCCGGATCCTGCTGCACGTCCTGCGGGAGACGGCCCACCACTCGGGCCACGCGGACATCATCCGCGAATCCCTCGACGGCGGGAACACCACGCAGGCGCTCGGCGAGGCCGCCGGACTGGAGTTCTGA
- a CDS encoding nucleotidyltransferase family protein yields the protein MDRTPDVEQRVCGIVLAAGAGRRFGAPKAGIVFEGRTLAERAAALLLGGGCDDVVVVTGALAQGLRLHSSANLHLVHNPLWNTGMASSLRAGLDAAAERGADAAVLTLVDLPWIGPEAVRRVIARHREGASVVAATYDGRRGHPILFARKHFADVAASAQGDSGARRFLAAHPTVADVDCTDTGRIDDVDVPADLPGP from the coding sequence GTGGATCGCACCCCGGACGTCGAACAGCGAGTGTGCGGCATCGTGCTGGCCGCGGGCGCCGGACGCAGGTTCGGTGCCCCCAAGGCCGGGATCGTGTTCGAGGGTCGCACGCTCGCCGAACGTGCCGCCGCGCTGCTCCTGGGCGGCGGCTGCGACGACGTCGTGGTCGTCACCGGCGCGCTTGCGCAGGGCCTCCGCCTCCATTCCTCGGCGAACCTCCACCTCGTGCACAACCCGCTCTGGAACACCGGCATGGCGTCGTCCCTGCGAGCCGGTCTGGACGCCGCTGCCGAGCGGGGTGCGGATGCCGCGGTGCTGACCCTGGTGGACCTGCCCTGGATCGGACCCGAGGCGGTGCGCCGGGTCATCGCCCGCCACCGCGAGGGAGCGTCCGTGGTCGCCGCCACCTACGACGGCCGACGAGGCCACCCGATCCTGTTCGCACGCAAGCATTTCGCCGATGTCGCCGCGAGCGCGCAGGGAGATTCCGGCGCGCGGCGATTCCTCGCCGCGCACCCGACGGTGGCCGACGTCGACTGCACCGACACCGGGCGGATCGACGACGTCGACGTGCCCGCCGATCTCCCCGGCCCGTGA